The Anas platyrhynchos isolate ZD024472 breed Pekin duck chromosome Z, IASCAAS_PekinDuck_T2T, whole genome shotgun sequence genome includes a window with the following:
- the ZNF608 gene encoding zinc finger protein 608 isoform X4, translating to MCERHQAGVDPLFTVPAPPPPISSSITPQILPSYFSPSSSNIAAPVEQLLVRTRSVGVNTCEIGVVTEPECLGPCEPGTSVNLEGIVWHETEEGVLVVNVTWRNKTYVGTLLDCTKHDWAPPRFCESPTSDLEMRGGRGRGKRARSAAAAAVPGNDTSFTESRGLQNKNRGGANGKGRRGSLNSSGRRTPPNCAVDEVKASPSSTNKRKSKPPMELDLNSSSEDNKCGKRVRTNSRSTPTTPQGKPETTFLDQGCSSPVLIDCPHPNCNKKYKHINGLRYHQAHAHLDPENKLEFEPDSEDKISDCEEALSNVALECSEPSTNLPGFDPLKAPTSPSSITTPGTPKGKRELTSNGPSSVIGSKTGKNSGKKKGLNSELNSLPVISNMAATLDNCSVADGNLQTEMPKLEAEGLIDKKSMGDKGKKANNCKVDKNLSKLKTARPIAPAPAPTPPQLIAIPTTAFTTSTTGTIPGLPSLTTTVVQATPKSPPLKPIQPKPTIMGEPSTVNPALTSLKDKKKKEKRKLKDKESKETGSPKMDSKLGKLEDSKGSGKDLSGHFLKDHLNKNEVLANGLSESQESRMASIKAEADKVYTFTDNAPSPSIGSASRMECSTLVNGQSSMAPLHVLTQNGADSAAAKTNSPAYSDISDAADDGGSDSRSEGMRSKASSPSDIISNKDSVVKGHSSTTAQSAQAKESHSPYYHGYDPYYSPSYMHSGQVSTPAAGNSSTPQGLKIKKEAEEEAEKKEKAELSDPKKSESSSSNLQPQHQSVITQRHPALAQSLYYGQYAYGLYMDQKSLMASNPAYRQQYEKYYEDQRLAEQKMAQTGRDCERKNEPPLKEIGKDDNKQKNIPSATISKAPSTPESSKNNTKIGSSVPNKAEETSKSQILSNHQQQLQSDSFKAKQMENHQLIKEAVEMKSVMDSMKQTGVDPTTRFKQDPDSRTWHHYVYQPKYLDQQKSEELDREKKLKEDSPRKTPNKESSLPNLPVSLASIKEEPKEVKRSDSQSVDESKIKNDDRKTPVNWKDSRGARVAVSSPMSQHQSYIQYLHAYPYPQMYDPNHPAYRAVSPVLMHSYPGAYLSPGFHYPVYGKMSGREEAEKVNTSPSINAKSTTESKALDLLQQHANQYRSKSPVPVEKSAAEREREAERERDRHSPFSQRHLHTHHHTHVGMGYPLIPGQYDPFQGLTSAALVATQQVAAQASATGMFPAQRRSFLEILTSCKENNAFPWRPGI from the exons GTGTCCTGGTGGTAAACGTTACATGGAGGAACAAGACTTATGTGGGAACGCTGCTGGACTGCACGAAGCATGACTGGGCCCCTCCCAG GTTCTGTGAATCTCCAACAAGTGACCTGGAAATGCGAGGAGGACGGGGCAGGGGAAAGAGGGCAAggtctgctgcagctgcagctgtaCCTGGAAATGATACGAGTTTTACCGAGTCTAGAGGACTTCAGAATAAGAATCGAGGTGGTGCtaatgggaagggaaggaggggcaGCCTTAACTCAAGTGGGCGCAGGACACCCCCAAACTGCGCTGTGGATGAAGTCAAAGCCAGCCCCTCATCcacaaacaagagaaaaagtaaGCCTCCAATGGAGCTAGACTTGAACTCCAGTTCGGAGGACAATAAGTGTGGAAAACGTGTTCGTACTAACTCTAGAAGCACTCCCACCACCCCACAGGGGAAACCAGAGACTACTTTTTTGGACCAAGGCTGCTCTTCTCCAGTGCTGATTGACTGTCCTCACCCCAACTGCAACAAAAAGTACAAGCACATTAATGGACTACGATACCACCAGGCTCATGCACATTTAGACCCAGAAAACAAACTGGAGTTTGAGCCTGACAGTGAAGACAAAATTTCAGACTGTGAAGAAGCTTTGAGTAATGTGGCACTTGAATGCAGTGAGCCAAGCACAAATTTGCCAGGCTTTGATCCGCTAAAAGCACCGACATCTCCTTCCTCTATCACTaccccagggacccccaagGGAAAAAGGGAACTGACCAGCAATGGCCCCAGTTCAGTTATCGGTTCCAAAACTGGCAAGAATTCTGGCAAAAAGAAAGGTCTGAACAGTGAATTGAACAGCCTTCCAGTAATTTCTAATATGGCAGCCACACTGGATAATTGCTCTGTAGCAGATGGCAATTTgcaaactgaaatgccaaaactGGAGGCTGAAGGGCTAATAGACAAGAAGAGTATGGGTGATAAAGGCAAGAAAGCTAATAATTGCAAAGTGGATAAAAACCTTTCCAAACTGAAAACAGCCAGGCCCATTGCCCCAGCGCCAGCACCGACTCCTCCCCAGTTAATAGCTATACCTACTACAGCCTTTACAACCAGCACTACAGGGACAATACCGGGACTGCCCTCTCTAACAACTACTGTTGTTCAGGCTACACCAAAGAGCCCTCCGCTAAAACCTATTCAACCAAAGCCCACAATTATGGGAGAGCCAAGCACTGTAAACCCAGCTCTCACATCActcaaagacaaaaagaaaaaggagaagcgAAAGCTAAAggacaaagaaagcaaagagactGGAAGCCCTAAGATGGATTCTAAGCTGGGAAAGCTAGAGGATTCAAAAGGGTCTGGGAAAGATTTATCTGGACATTTTTTAAAGGACCATCTCAACAAGAATGAAGTGTTAGCTAATGGACTTTCCGAGTCTCAAGAGAGCAGGATGGCGAGTATTAAGGCTGAAGCTGATAAGGTTTACACGTTCACAGACAATGCTCCCAGCCCTTCTATAGGGAGTGCCTCCAGGATGGAATGCAGCACTTTGGTGAATGGACAATCTTCGATGGCGCCACTGCATGTGTTGACACAAAATGGTGCAGATAGCGCTGCCGCTAAAACCAACAGCCCTGCTTACTCGGATATATCTGATGCGGCTGATGACGGTGGCTCCGACAGCCGGTCAGAGGGCATGAGGTCAAAGGCCAGCTCTCCTTCGGATATTATTTCTAATAAGGACAGTGTTGTAAAAGGACATTCTTCAACCACAGCACAATCGGCTCAAGCGAAAGAGTCCCATTCTCCCTATTACCATGGCTACGATCCTTATTATTCTCCAAGTTACATGCACTCTGGACAGGTCAGCACCCCAGCAGCTGGGAACAGCAGCACCCCACAGGGACTGAAGATcaaaaaggaggctgaggaagaggctgaaaagaaagagaaggcagaACTGTCAGATCCCAAGAAAAGTGAAAGCAGTTCCTCTAATTTGCAGCCACAACATCAGTCAGTAATAACGCAAAGACACCCTGCACTTGCTCAGTCACTTTATTATGGACAGTATGCCTATGGGCTCTATATGGACCAAAAGTCCTTAATGGCCTCTAATCCTGCTTACAGACAGCAGTATGAAAAATACTATGAGGACCAGCGACtagcagagcagaaaatggCACAAACTGGGAGGGACTGTGAAAGGAAGAATGAACCCCCCTTGAAGGAAATTGGAAAGGACGAtaacaagcagaaaaatattccGTCTGCTACTATTTCAAAGGCCCCTTCAACTCCAGAGTCGAGCAAAAATAACACTAAAATAGGGTCTTCAGTCCCTAACAAAGCTGAGGAGACGAGCAAATCACAGATCCTTTCCAatcaccagcagcagcttcagtCTGACAGTTTCAAAGCCAAGCAAATGGAAAACCATCAGCTCATAAAGGAGGCTGTGGAGATGAAATCTGTTATGGACTCCATGAAGCAAACAGGAGTGGATCCAACCACGAGATTTAAACAG GATCCAGATTCACGAACATGGCATCATTATGTCTATCAGCCCAAATACCTTGATcagcaaaaatcagaagaacttGATCGTGAGAAAAAGTTAAAAGAAGACAGCCCTAGAAAAACACCTAACAAGGAAAGTTCCCTGCCTAACCTTCCTGTCTCGTTAGCAAGCATTAAAGAGGAGCCTAAAGAGGTCAAGCGTTCTGATTCTCAATCAGTGGATGAGAGCAAGATAAAAAACGATGATCGAAAGACTCCTGTAAATTGGAAGGACTCTCGGGGTGCTAGAGTAGCAGTTTCCTCACCAATGAGTCAGCATCAGTCATATATCCAGTACTTGCATGCTTATCCTTATCCACAGATGTACGATCCCAACCATCCAGCCTATCGTGCAGTCTCTCCTGTCCTAATGCACAGCTATCCTG GGGCCTATCTCTCTCCAGGATTTCATTACCCAGTTTACGGGAAGATGTCAGGGAGAGAAGAGGCAGAGAAAGTCAATACCAGCCCGAGCATCAACGCAAAATCAACCACTGAGTCCAAAGCACTGGATTTGCTCCAGCAGCATGCCAACCAGTATCGCAGCAAGTCCCCTGTT CCCGTGGAAAAATCAGCAGCTGAGCGTGAACGGGaagcagaaagggaaagagaccGTCATTCTCCTTTTAGCCAGCGACATCTCCATACACACCATCACACACATGTTGGGATGGGTTACCCACTTATACCTGGACAGTATGACCCATTTCAAG GATTGACCTCTGCTGCCCTTGTTGCCACTCAGCAGGTGGCTGCGCAGGCATCTGCAACTGGTATGTTTCCTGCACAAAGAAG
- the ZNF608 gene encoding zinc finger protein 608 isoform X5, producing the protein MVDPLFTVPAPPPPISSSITPQILPSYFSPSSSNIAAPVEQLLVRTRSVGVNTCEIGVVTEPECLGPCEPGTSVNLEGIVWHETEEGVLVVNVTWRNKTYVGTLLDCTKHDWAPPRFCESPTSDLEMRGGRGRGKRARSAAAAAVPGNDTSFTESRGLQNKNRGGANGKGRRGSLNSSGRRTPPNCAVDEVKASPSSTNKRKSKPPMELDLNSSSEDNKCGKRVRTNSRSTPTTPQGKPETTFLDQGCSSPVLIDCPHPNCNKKYKHINGLRYHQAHAHLDPENKLEFEPDSEDKISDCEEALSNVALECSEPSTNLPGFDPLKAPTSPSSITTPGTPKGKRELTSNGPSSVIGSKTGKNSGKKKGLNSELNSLPVISNMAATLDNCSVADGNLQTEMPKLEAEGLIDKKSMGDKGKKANNCKVDKNLSKLKTARPIAPAPAPTPPQLIAIPTTAFTTSTTGTIPGLPSLTTTVVQATPKSPPLKPIQPKPTIMGEPSTVNPALTSLKDKKKKEKRKLKDKESKETGSPKMDSKLGKLEDSKGSGKDLSGHFLKDHLNKNEVLANGLSESQESRMASIKAEADKVYTFTDNAPSPSIGSASRMECSTLVNGQSSMAPLHVLTQNGADSAAAKTNSPAYSDISDAADDGGSDSRSEGMRSKASSPSDIISNKDSVVKGHSSTTAQSAQAKESHSPYYHGYDPYYSPSYMHSGQVSTPAAGNSSTPQGLKIKKEAEEEAEKKEKAELSDPKKSESSSSNLQPQHQSVITQRHPALAQSLYYGQYAYGLYMDQKSLMASNPAYRQQYEKYYEDQRLAEQKMAQTGRDCERKNEPPLKEIGKDDNKQKNIPSATISKAPSTPESSKNNTKIGSSVPNKAEETSKSQILSNHQQQLQSDSFKAKQMENHQLIKEAVEMKSVMDSMKQTGVDPTTRFKQDPDSRTWHHYVYQPKYLDQQKSEELDREKKLKEDSPRKTPNKESSLPNLPVSLASIKEEPKEVKRSDSQSVDESKIKNDDRKTPVNWKDSRGARVAVSSPMSQHQSYIQYLHAYPYPQMYDPNHPAYRAVSPVLMHSYPGAYLSPGFHYPVYGKMSGREEAEKVNTSPSINAKSTTESKALDLLQQHANQYRSKSPVPVEKSAAEREREAERERDRHSPFSQRHLHTHHHTHVGMGYPLIPGQYDPFQGLTSAALVATQQVAAQASATGMFPAQRRSFLEILTSCKENNAFPWRPGI; encoded by the exons GTGTCCTGGTGGTAAACGTTACATGGAGGAACAAGACTTATGTGGGAACGCTGCTGGACTGCACGAAGCATGACTGGGCCCCTCCCAG GTTCTGTGAATCTCCAACAAGTGACCTGGAAATGCGAGGAGGACGGGGCAGGGGAAAGAGGGCAAggtctgctgcagctgcagctgtaCCTGGAAATGATACGAGTTTTACCGAGTCTAGAGGACTTCAGAATAAGAATCGAGGTGGTGCtaatgggaagggaaggaggggcaGCCTTAACTCAAGTGGGCGCAGGACACCCCCAAACTGCGCTGTGGATGAAGTCAAAGCCAGCCCCTCATCcacaaacaagagaaaaagtaaGCCTCCAATGGAGCTAGACTTGAACTCCAGTTCGGAGGACAATAAGTGTGGAAAACGTGTTCGTACTAACTCTAGAAGCACTCCCACCACCCCACAGGGGAAACCAGAGACTACTTTTTTGGACCAAGGCTGCTCTTCTCCAGTGCTGATTGACTGTCCTCACCCCAACTGCAACAAAAAGTACAAGCACATTAATGGACTACGATACCACCAGGCTCATGCACATTTAGACCCAGAAAACAAACTGGAGTTTGAGCCTGACAGTGAAGACAAAATTTCAGACTGTGAAGAAGCTTTGAGTAATGTGGCACTTGAATGCAGTGAGCCAAGCACAAATTTGCCAGGCTTTGATCCGCTAAAAGCACCGACATCTCCTTCCTCTATCACTaccccagggacccccaagGGAAAAAGGGAACTGACCAGCAATGGCCCCAGTTCAGTTATCGGTTCCAAAACTGGCAAGAATTCTGGCAAAAAGAAAGGTCTGAACAGTGAATTGAACAGCCTTCCAGTAATTTCTAATATGGCAGCCACACTGGATAATTGCTCTGTAGCAGATGGCAATTTgcaaactgaaatgccaaaactGGAGGCTGAAGGGCTAATAGACAAGAAGAGTATGGGTGATAAAGGCAAGAAAGCTAATAATTGCAAAGTGGATAAAAACCTTTCCAAACTGAAAACAGCCAGGCCCATTGCCCCAGCGCCAGCACCGACTCCTCCCCAGTTAATAGCTATACCTACTACAGCCTTTACAACCAGCACTACAGGGACAATACCGGGACTGCCCTCTCTAACAACTACTGTTGTTCAGGCTACACCAAAGAGCCCTCCGCTAAAACCTATTCAACCAAAGCCCACAATTATGGGAGAGCCAAGCACTGTAAACCCAGCTCTCACATCActcaaagacaaaaagaaaaaggagaagcgAAAGCTAAAggacaaagaaagcaaagagactGGAAGCCCTAAGATGGATTCTAAGCTGGGAAAGCTAGAGGATTCAAAAGGGTCTGGGAAAGATTTATCTGGACATTTTTTAAAGGACCATCTCAACAAGAATGAAGTGTTAGCTAATGGACTTTCCGAGTCTCAAGAGAGCAGGATGGCGAGTATTAAGGCTGAAGCTGATAAGGTTTACACGTTCACAGACAATGCTCCCAGCCCTTCTATAGGGAGTGCCTCCAGGATGGAATGCAGCACTTTGGTGAATGGACAATCTTCGATGGCGCCACTGCATGTGTTGACACAAAATGGTGCAGATAGCGCTGCCGCTAAAACCAACAGCCCTGCTTACTCGGATATATCTGATGCGGCTGATGACGGTGGCTCCGACAGCCGGTCAGAGGGCATGAGGTCAAAGGCCAGCTCTCCTTCGGATATTATTTCTAATAAGGACAGTGTTGTAAAAGGACATTCTTCAACCACAGCACAATCGGCTCAAGCGAAAGAGTCCCATTCTCCCTATTACCATGGCTACGATCCTTATTATTCTCCAAGTTACATGCACTCTGGACAGGTCAGCACCCCAGCAGCTGGGAACAGCAGCACCCCACAGGGACTGAAGATcaaaaaggaggctgaggaagaggctgaaaagaaagagaaggcagaACTGTCAGATCCCAAGAAAAGTGAAAGCAGTTCCTCTAATTTGCAGCCACAACATCAGTCAGTAATAACGCAAAGACACCCTGCACTTGCTCAGTCACTTTATTATGGACAGTATGCCTATGGGCTCTATATGGACCAAAAGTCCTTAATGGCCTCTAATCCTGCTTACAGACAGCAGTATGAAAAATACTATGAGGACCAGCGACtagcagagcagaaaatggCACAAACTGGGAGGGACTGTGAAAGGAAGAATGAACCCCCCTTGAAGGAAATTGGAAAGGACGAtaacaagcagaaaaatattccGTCTGCTACTATTTCAAAGGCCCCTTCAACTCCAGAGTCGAGCAAAAATAACACTAAAATAGGGTCTTCAGTCCCTAACAAAGCTGAGGAGACGAGCAAATCACAGATCCTTTCCAatcaccagcagcagcttcagtCTGACAGTTTCAAAGCCAAGCAAATGGAAAACCATCAGCTCATAAAGGAGGCTGTGGAGATGAAATCTGTTATGGACTCCATGAAGCAAACAGGAGTGGATCCAACCACGAGATTTAAACAG GATCCAGATTCACGAACATGGCATCATTATGTCTATCAGCCCAAATACCTTGATcagcaaaaatcagaagaacttGATCGTGAGAAAAAGTTAAAAGAAGACAGCCCTAGAAAAACACCTAACAAGGAAAGTTCCCTGCCTAACCTTCCTGTCTCGTTAGCAAGCATTAAAGAGGAGCCTAAAGAGGTCAAGCGTTCTGATTCTCAATCAGTGGATGAGAGCAAGATAAAAAACGATGATCGAAAGACTCCTGTAAATTGGAAGGACTCTCGGGGTGCTAGAGTAGCAGTTTCCTCACCAATGAGTCAGCATCAGTCATATATCCAGTACTTGCATGCTTATCCTTATCCACAGATGTACGATCCCAACCATCCAGCCTATCGTGCAGTCTCTCCTGTCCTAATGCACAGCTATCCTG GGGCCTATCTCTCTCCAGGATTTCATTACCCAGTTTACGGGAAGATGTCAGGGAGAGAAGAGGCAGAGAAAGTCAATACCAGCCCGAGCATCAACGCAAAATCAACCACTGAGTCCAAAGCACTGGATTTGCTCCAGCAGCATGCCAACCAGTATCGCAGCAAGTCCCCTGTT CCCGTGGAAAAATCAGCAGCTGAGCGTGAACGGGaagcagaaagggaaagagaccGTCATTCTCCTTTTAGCCAGCGACATCTCCATACACACCATCACACACATGTTGGGATGGGTTACCCACTTATACCTGGACAGTATGACCCATTTCAAG GATTGACCTCTGCTGCCCTTGTTGCCACTCAGCAGGTGGCTGCGCAGGCATCTGCAACTGGTATGTTTCCTGCACAAAGAAG